The following are from one region of the Paenibacillus bovis genome:
- a CDS encoding GntR family transcriptional regulator: MSITRKKGPLYLQVKKIIKDRILHGVYPMGTTIPSEPQLESEFGVSKMTVRNAVQELAQEGYVEKRSGVGTTVIRNTSLSRLSKGKRFTELLVEEGHQIRKQLLHSVWVTNEPDSEIYRLFGPRCLKVERLYWLDEQPYIHYVNYLAPVFPLSLELKGLELQSMYDLIEDYGIELHNFKDSFTVGTADFATEALLRVEENTALLQRLRYSYDTDGNLIEYSRGFYNTELQHYLVNYDV; this comes from the coding sequence ATGTCCATTACGCGAAAAAAAGGACCTTTGTATTTACAGGTCAAGAAGATTATCAAAGACCGCATTCTGCATGGCGTCTATCCGATGGGAACCACGATCCCCTCCGAGCCGCAGCTGGAAAGCGAGTTTGGCGTCAGCAAAATGACCGTACGCAATGCGGTGCAGGAATTGGCCCAGGAAGGCTATGTCGAAAAGCGCAGTGGTGTCGGCACAACCGTTATCCGCAATACATCCCTTTCCCGGTTGTCTAAGGGCAAACGCTTCACCGAATTACTGGTGGAAGAAGGACACCAGATTCGCAAGCAGCTGCTGCACTCGGTTTGGGTCACCAATGAACCGGATAGCGAAATCTACCGTCTGTTCGGACCACGCTGTCTCAAAGTAGAACGGCTATACTGGCTGGATGAGCAGCCCTATATTCATTATGTGAACTATCTGGCGCCCGTATTTCCGCTATCACTGGAATTAAAAGGGCTGGAACTGCAGTCAATGTATGATCTGATCGAGGATTACGGGATTGAACTGCATAATTTCAAAGACAGTTTTACGGTAGGCACTGCCGACTTTGCCACAGAAGCATTGCTGCGGGTGGAAGAGAATACAGCACTGCTGCAGCGGCTGCGCTATTCTTATGATACCGACGGCAATCTGATTGAATACAGCAGAGGCTTTTACAATACGGAGCTTCAGCATTATCTGGTCAATTATGATGTCTAG
- a CDS encoding sugar kinase → MPEIPADAQSGAGCRVAAFGEVMMRLQVPGYETLAQGSELKYTFSGTGVNIASALSRLGHDGYLVTTLPSNPLGEAAIAYLRRLGISTSLIQRSGKYIGMYFLENGFGPRPGRVTYTDRLGSSFNTADPDNYDYEQIAGRVGLIHFCGITLAMNEQVRQQMKQLAAAVRRQNGQVVFDCNYRPTLWGNDSYEIARPHYEQMLEHADIVMMNERDAVSILGMSTGTLDRLDQLKQLIPQVAKKYDIAVIAGTHRAIHENTMHSLQGYIYKNGTFVFSQILTFPVHDRIGAGDAYTAGIIHGQLTGMAMQQMVDYAATAAMLAHTVTGDTPLSTDMEIRQAMMMQGRDVDR, encoded by the coding sequence ATGCCTGAGATTCCTGCAGATGCACAGAGTGGAGCAGGTTGTCGTGTGGCGGCTTTTGGCGAAGTGATGATGCGTCTTCAGGTGCCAGGCTATGAGACGCTGGCACAAGGTAGTGAATTGAAATATACATTTTCCGGTACGGGAGTGAATATTGCCTCAGCGCTATCCCGGCTGGGGCATGACGGTTATCTGGTCACTACGCTGCCCTCCAATCCGTTGGGAGAGGCAGCAATCGCGTATTTGCGAAGATTGGGTATCTCGACCTCGCTGATTCAGCGCAGTGGTAAATATATCGGCATGTACTTTTTGGAAAATGGTTTTGGCCCGCGTCCGGGCAGGGTGACGTATACCGATCGCCTGGGCAGCAGCTTTAATACAGCGGATCCGGATAATTATGATTATGAGCAGATTGCCGGGCGAGTCGGATTGATCCATTTTTGCGGCATCACGCTGGCTATGAACGAGCAGGTACGCCAGCAAATGAAGCAGTTGGCAGCAGCTGTACGTCGGCAGAATGGACAGGTCGTCTTCGATTGTAATTACCGACCGACTCTCTGGGGGAATGACAGCTATGAGATCGCTCGTCCCCATTATGAGCAGATGCTGGAGCATGCAGATATCGTTATGATGAACGAACGGGATGCCGTAAGCATACTTGGCATGAGTACAGGCACACTAGATCGGCTTGACCAATTAAAACAATTGATTCCACAGGTCGCGAAGAAGTATGATATTGCTGTGATTGCCGGAACTCACCGGGCGATTCATGAGAATACTATGCATTCGCTTCAAGGGTACATTTACAAGAACGGCACATTTGTCTTTTCCCAAATCCTCACGTTTCCGGTGCATGACCGGATCGGTGCGGGTGATGCCTATACTGCTGGTATTATTCATGGACAATTGACCGGCATGGCTATGCAGCAAATGGTTGATTATGCAGCCACCGCAGCGATGCTGGCCCATACGGTGACAGGCGATACTCCGCTCTCGACCGATATGGAGATTCGGCAGGCCATGATGATGCAGGGCAGGGATGTAGACAGGTGA
- the dagF gene encoding 2-dehydro-3-deoxy-phosphogluconate aldolase: MTNLSARLYRNRAALNVLAGSIDNARQVFEAAQGHVLVGVLSKNYPDAPSAAEAMQAYGAAIENAVSIGLGAGDNRQAAVVAEIVRSYPGAHINQVFPAVGATRANLGSRDSWINSLVSPSGRPGYVNISTGPASAAGTEPAIVPVRAAIALIRDMGGNAIKYFPMKGLELEAEYRAVAAACAEEQFALEPTGGIDLDNFGAIVQIALEAGVPQVIPHVYSSIIDPATGDTSVKHVQTLHRTLTELVDRYA, from the coding sequence ATGACCAACTTATCCGCAAGACTGTATCGCAACCGCGCAGCATTAAATGTGCTGGCAGGCAGTATCGATAATGCCAGGCAGGTATTTGAAGCTGCACAGGGCCACGTACTGGTCGGTGTATTGTCCAAAAATTATCCTGACGCTCCATCAGCCGCAGAAGCAATGCAGGCCTACGGTGCAGCTATCGAAAATGCAGTATCGATAGGGCTCGGAGCAGGAGATAACCGTCAGGCGGCAGTAGTCGCCGAGATTGTTCGCAGCTATCCGGGAGCGCATATCAATCAGGTATTTCCGGCTGTAGGTGCTACACGGGCCAATCTGGGCAGCAGAGACAGCTGGATCAATAGTCTGGTCTCGCCCAGCGGCCGTCCGGGATATGTGAATATCTCGACAGGGCCGGCCAGTGCGGCCGGTACCGAGCCGGCAATCGTACCTGTCAGAGCGGCGATTGCACTGATTCGAGATATGGGTGGCAACGCCATCAAGTACTTTCCAATGAAAGGTCTGGAACTGGAAGCAGAGTACCGTGCAGTCGCAGCAGCATGTGCCGAAGAGCAGTTTGCCCTCGAACCGACAGGCGGCATAGATCTTGATAATTTTGGGGCTATCGTGCAAATCGCACTGGAAGCAGGTGTACCCCAGGTGATTCCGCATGTATATTCGTCGATTATAGATCCGGCCACTGGAGATACATCGGTGAAACATGTACAGACCCTGCACCGTACATTAACTGAACTGGTGGATCGCTATGCCTGA
- a CDS encoding DgaE family pyridoxal phosphate-dependent ammonia lyase, with protein MEHTLHAKYGLKRVINASGRMSILGVSAPTDTVMEAMKTGGQSYVEIADLVNKAGDYIARLIGSEAAVVVNSASSGIALSVAAIITEGNIRRSLRLHQEPIGRNEILMFKGHNVQYGAPVETMVYLGGGKVVEVGYANEGRAEHLEEAITEHTAAILYVKSHHAVQKNMITFEEAWEVAHRHHIPMIIDAAAEEELSKYIAYSDLVIFSGSKAIEGPTSGIVAGKRMYVEWLKIQLQGIGRSMKVGKETTFGLLQALDEYQDKPDRSEQEKQALQDIMMPLSGQQGITVKIVQDEAGRAIFRGRVHIDSSVAQLTAQEVNDRLREGDIAIYTRDYGVKQGYFDIDPRPLLGDDLEIIASRIREITGG; from the coding sequence ATGGAGCATACTTTGCATGCCAAATACGGACTCAAGCGAGTCATTAATGCGAGTGGACGGATGAGTATCCTCGGTGTATCTGCACCTACCGATACGGTAATGGAGGCGATGAAAACAGGTGGCCAGAGCTATGTCGAGATTGCTGATCTGGTGAACAAGGCAGGCGATTATATTGCCCGGCTGATCGGATCGGAAGCGGCTGTTGTCGTCAATTCGGCATCCAGTGGAATCGCCCTCTCGGTAGCAGCGATAATTACAGAAGGGAATATCCGGCGCAGCCTGCGGCTTCATCAGGAGCCGATCGGTCGTAACGAGATTCTGATGTTCAAGGGCCACAATGTACAGTATGGAGCACCGGTCGAGACTATGGTTTATCTGGGAGGCGGGAAGGTTGTAGAGGTAGGTTATGCGAATGAAGGACGAGCCGAACATTTGGAAGAGGCGATCACCGAGCATACCGCAGCGATCCTGTATGTAAAATCTCATCATGCCGTGCAGAAAAACATGATTACATTCGAAGAAGCCTGGGAAGTGGCGCATCGTCACCATATTCCGATGATTATTGATGCGGCTGCCGAAGAAGAATTATCCAAATATATTGCCTACTCCGATCTGGTTATCTTCAGCGGTTCCAAAGCGATCGAAGGGCCGACCTCCGGCATTGTAGCTGGTAAACGCATGTATGTGGAGTGGCTCAAAATCCAGCTGCAGGGTATCGGACGGAGCATGAAAGTGGGCAAGGAAACCACATTTGGTCTGCTGCAGGCACTGGATGAGTATCAGGACAAACCCGATCGCAGCGAACAGGAGAAGCAGGCACTGCAGGACATAATGATGCCGCTGTCCGGGCAGCAAGGGATTACGGTCAAGATTGTTCAGGATGAGGCAGGCCGAGCTATTTTCCGCGGCAGAGTACATATTGATTCGTCTGTGGCACAGCTGACTGCGCAGGAAGTCAATGATCGTCTGCGTGAAGGAGATATTGCTATTTATACACGGGATTATGGCGTCAAGCAGGGCTATTTTGATATTGATCCGCGTCCGCTGCTGGGAGATGATCTGGAAATCATCGCAAGCCGTATTCGCGAGATTACAGGAGGCTGA
- a CDS encoding amidohydrolase/deacetylase family metallohydrolase, with protein MQHDTDGPHRLLLRKAMLLSGEQVDVLITDGIISWIQPSDIGNQDSAYDDSAMQQVNCEGWYLTSGWIDMHVHAYSELSPYGDEIDKIGIHHGVTTIVDAGSCGGDDIHELLYQSEGTRTSLLAFLNISRIGLRRVDELSNLEWIDADQVKKAVQHYPDYIVGLKARISSSVVQEQGIKPLRRARELSTQTNLPLMVHIGSGPPDIREVLNLLEAGDIVTHYLNGKSNNLFDAAGDPLPELTAALQRGIHLDVGHGSASFSFRVAEQARHAGIPLYTISTDIYRRNRLNGPVYNMSNVLSKFLYLGYELADIMEAVTVNAAEWLNRPELADMNLGQQANLTLFAIEPGPVLLTDSEGEQRTASQYIEAKGVVKDGAYFACQIRTQASH; from the coding sequence ATGCAACATGACACAGATGGACCGCATAGACTGCTGCTGCGCAAGGCGATGCTGCTGAGCGGTGAGCAGGTGGATGTACTGATTACAGACGGGATCATTTCCTGGATTCAACCATCCGATATAGGGAATCAGGATTCTGCATATGATGATTCGGCTATGCAGCAGGTCAATTGTGAAGGTTGGTATCTGACCAGCGGCTGGATCGATATGCATGTGCATGCCTACTCGGAATTGTCTCCGTATGGAGACGAGATTGACAAGATTGGTATCCACCATGGAGTGACGACTATTGTGGACGCCGGCAGCTGTGGAGGCGATGATATTCATGAACTGCTTTATCAGAGCGAGGGTACACGTACATCGCTATTGGCTTTTCTGAATATTTCCCGGATCGGGCTGCGGCGCGTCGACGAGCTGTCCAATCTGGAGTGGATCGACGCCGATCAGGTAAAAAAGGCTGTACAGCATTATCCCGATTATATTGTCGGACTGAAAGCCCGAATCAGTTCCAGTGTGGTACAGGAGCAGGGCATTAAGCCGCTGCGACGGGCTCGGGAGCTGTCTACCCAGACGAATCTGCCTTTGATGGTACATATCGGTTCAGGACCGCCGGATATCCGGGAGGTACTGAATCTGCTGGAAGCAGGAGATATCGTGACGCATTATCTTAATGGCAAATCGAATAACCTGTTTGATGCAGCAGGGGATCCGCTGCCGGAATTGACAGCTGCTTTGCAGCGGGGGATTCATCTGGATGTGGGTCACGGGTCAGCCAGTTTTTCTTTTCGTGTAGCCGAGCAGGCCCGGCATGCCGGAATTCCGCTATATACGATCAGTACGGATATTTATCGACGTAACCGACTCAATGGACCGGTGTATAATATGTCCAACGTACTGAGTAAATTCCTGTACCTGGGATATGAACTAGCCGATATTATGGAAGCGGTAACGGTAAATGCAGCAGAGTGGCTGAATCGTCCGGAATTGGCTGATATGAACCTCGGACAGCAAGCGAATCTCACATTGTTTGCGATTGAGCCGGGGCCGGTTCTGTTAACCGATTCGGAAGGTGAACAGCGGACAGCCTCACAATATATCGAAGCGAAAGGAGTCGTCAAAGATGGAGCATACTTTGCATGCCAAATACGGACTCAAGCGAGTCATTAA
- a CDS encoding helix-turn-helix transcriptional regulator, which translates to MENRVKQARVQAGFTQQQLADQIGVTRQTISLIEKGSYNPTLRLCLEICYAVHQSLDELFWVDEKE; encoded by the coding sequence TTGGAAAATAGAGTGAAGCAGGCGCGCGTACAAGCAGGATTTACCCAGCAGCAGCTGGCTGACCAGATTGGTGTAACCCGTCAGACGATCAGTCTGATTGAAAAAGGCAGCTATAATCCTACATTACGATTGTGCCTGGAGATTTGTTATGCGGTCCATCAATCACTGGATGAATTGTTTTGGGTAGATGAGAAGGAATAA
- a CDS encoding peptidylprolyl isomerase, with product MTKQAKIKLENGGEVVIDLFDQDAPNTVANFEKLASEGFYNGLVFHRVIPGFVAQGGCPNGTGTGGPGYMIDCEINPNKHERGSLAMAHAGRNTGGSQFYIAYQPQPHLDGQHTVFGKVVKGMEYVDAFQGRDKMETVEVVEV from the coding sequence ATGACAAAACAAGCGAAAATCAAATTGGAAAACGGCGGCGAGGTTGTTATCGACCTGTTCGATCAAGACGCTCCAAACACAGTGGCTAACTTTGAGAAACTGGCAAGCGAAGGTTTCTACAACGGTCTGGTCTTCCACCGCGTTATCCCTGGTTTCGTAGCTCAGGGCGGATGCCCTAATGGTACAGGTACAGGTGGTCCGGGTTACATGATCGATTGCGAAATCAACCCGAATAAACATGAGCGCGGTTCCCTGGCAATGGCTCACGCCGGCCGCAACACAGGCGGAAGCCAGTTCTACATCGCTTACCAACCACAGCCTCACCTGGATGGACAGCACACTGTTTTCGGTAAAGTCGTAAAAGGTATGGAATACGTTGATGCATTCCAAGGCCGCGACAAAATGGAAACTGTTGAAGTTGTAGAAGTATAA
- the lysA gene encoding diaminopimelate decarboxylase: MYLHGTSKINEQGHLEIGGCDTVALKEQYGTPLYIMDEQLIRQRCREYMDAFRATGMQFQVAYASKAFCTMAMCRLVEEEGLSLDVVSDGELYTAMQAGFPVERIHFHGNNKTPEELELALDAGIGCFVVDNLIELHLLNAIAAEKGLQPKILLRVTPGVEAHTHEFISTGQEDSKFGFDIGNGSAYEAVVQADQLSSVELLGLHSHIGSQIFEVDGFEVAAQRVAEFARQLQRDKGIYFSVINLGGGFGIRYTAEDSPLQVADYVQAIANSIQKNFADSDGAVPQIWIEPGRSIVGDAGTTLYTVGTSKDIPGIRKYVSVDGGMSDNPRTALYDAKYEAVIANRAHDDSSELVSVAGKCCESGDMLIWDIELAHPVSGDLLAVACTGAYNYSMASNYNRLRRPAVVLVSEGNSDVIVSRESYADLVGNDLVPARLQASAALRS; this comes from the coding sequence ATGTATTTACATGGAACAAGCAAGATCAACGAGCAGGGACATCTGGAAATTGGCGGTTGTGATACGGTTGCTCTAAAAGAACAGTATGGCACGCCTTTATATATTATGGACGAACAGTTGATTCGTCAGCGCTGTAGAGAATACATGGATGCTTTCCGGGCAACAGGGATGCAGTTCCAGGTGGCTTATGCGAGCAAGGCATTTTGCACAATGGCTATGTGCCGGCTAGTAGAAGAAGAAGGATTGTCACTGGATGTCGTCTCGGATGGAGAATTGTATACAGCGATGCAGGCGGGGTTCCCTGTCGAGCGCATCCACTTCCACGGCAACAACAAGACGCCGGAAGAGCTGGAGCTGGCGCTGGATGCAGGTATTGGCTGCTTTGTAGTCGATAATCTGATCGAGCTGCATCTGCTCAACGCGATCGCTGCGGAAAAAGGGCTGCAGCCCAAAATTCTGCTGCGCGTGACTCCAGGTGTAGAAGCGCATACGCATGAATTTATTTCCACCGGTCAGGAAGATTCCAAGTTTGGCTTTGATATCGGCAACGGTTCGGCGTATGAAGCAGTTGTACAGGCAGATCAGCTGTCCAGCGTTGAGCTGCTCGGTCTGCATTCGCATATCGGTTCGCAGATTTTTGAAGTGGATGGTTTTGAAGTGGCCGCTCAGCGTGTAGCCGAATTCGCCCGTCAATTGCAGCGGGATAAAGGCATTTACTTCTCTGTTATCAATCTGGGCGGCGGATTCGGTATCCGGTACACTGCGGAAGACAGTCCGCTCCAGGTAGCCGATTATGTGCAGGCTATTGCGAACTCGATTCAGAAAAATTTTGCAGACAGTGATGGAGCGGTACCGCAGATCTGGATTGAGCCGGGTCGCAGTATCGTCGGTGATGCTGGCACAACATTGTATACTGTAGGTACGAGTAAAGACATTCCCGGCATTCGCAAATATGTATCCGTCGACGGCGGGATGTCGGACAACCCGCGTACAGCCCTATATGATGCCAAATACGAAGCCGTGATCGCCAACCGTGCCCACGATGATTCGTCCGAACTGGTATCGGTTGCCGGTAAATGCTGTGAGAGTGGAGATATGCTGATCTGGGATATTGAACTGGCTCATCCGGTGTCCGGTGATCTGCTCGCTGTCGCTTGTACGGGTGCCTATAATTATTCCATGGCGAGTAATTACAACCGTCTGCGCCGTCCGGCAGTCGTACTGGTTAGTGAAGGGAACAGTGATGTCATTGTCAGCCGGGAAAGTTATGCAGATCTGGTAGGCAATGATCTGGTTCCTGCTCGTCTGCAGGCATCTGCAGCTCTGCGCAGCTAA